Proteins encoded by one window of Marispirochaeta aestuarii:
- a CDS encoding MBL fold metallo-hydrolase RNA specificity domain-containing protein, producing the protein MGIRIYSRGAAREVTGSRHYLEVDGTRVQIDCGAFQGHRKESEEKNRAIPGDIENVSAVVLTHAHFDHSGMLPLLSKGGYRGNIYATPATRDLASLIMMDSAKIQARDIEFLKKKAQKAGQEFDGEVLYEEQNVVDAVNQFVTIGYRRPIYIAPQIELSLYDAGHILGSSSAVLNVSVKDSSDPVRVVYAGDLGRKDRVIIRDPDRIPDPDYLIMESTYGDRLHGNTRDAMEKLAEVVSSTAAKGGKVVIPAFAVERTQEIIYYLHLLTDQGKIPEIPIFVDSPMATNATSIFRVHPECYDEATHEAFIQHHKNPFGFNNLRYTASVQESKDINDVRGPAIIISADGMCEAGRIRHHLVQHVGDPASTILVVGYMAKHTLGRRIVEGQKELKIFGETFVRRARVEKIDAFSAHADYNEIKDYITQLDLKRLKKVFLVHGEDEAQSHLQKVLLEAGVQAVEIVEAGKVYEL; encoded by the coding sequence ATGGGCATACGAATCTACTCCAGAGGAGCGGCCCGGGAGGTTACAGGTTCCCGCCACTACCTCGAAGTTGACGGAACACGGGTCCAGATAGACTGCGGAGCCTTTCAGGGACACAGAAAGGAGTCGGAAGAGAAGAACCGGGCGATCCCCGGGGATATCGAAAACGTATCCGCCGTCGTACTGACCCATGCCCATTTTGACCACAGCGGCATGCTGCCCCTCCTGTCCAAAGGCGGCTACAGGGGTAATATCTATGCTACCCCGGCCACCCGGGACCTGGCATCCCTGATCATGATGGACAGCGCCAAGATACAGGCCCGGGACATCGAGTTCCTCAAAAAGAAGGCTCAGAAAGCCGGCCAGGAGTTTGACGGCGAGGTGCTGTATGAAGAGCAGAATGTCGTCGACGCGGTCAACCAGTTTGTGACGATCGGCTACCGCAGACCGATCTATATAGCGCCGCAGATAGAACTCAGCCTTTACGACGCCGGTCACATCCTGGGCTCCTCTTCGGCGGTACTGAATGTCTCCGTCAAGGATTCTTCCGATCCTGTGAGGGTAGTCTACGCCGGAGACCTGGGTAGAAAAGACCGGGTCATTATACGGGATCCCGACAGAATCCCGGATCCGGATTACCTGATCATGGAGAGTACTTACGGCGACAGGCTTCACGGGAACACCCGGGATGCCATGGAGAAACTGGCGGAGGTCGTCAGCTCCACCGCCGCTAAGGGGGGGAAGGTTGTAATCCCCGCTTTTGCCGTCGAGCGTACCCAGGAGATTATCTACTATCTTCATTTATTGACCGACCAGGGAAAAATCCCCGAGATCCCCATTTTCGTGGACAGTCCCATGGCTACCAACGCGACTTCCATTTTCCGGGTTCACCCGGAATGTTACGACGAGGCTACCCACGAAGCATTCATTCAGCACCACAAGAATCCCTTCGGCTTCAATAATCTGCGCTATACCGCCAGCGTCCAGGAGTCCAAGGACATAAACGATGTCAGGGGTCCGGCCATCATCATCTCCGCCGACGGCATGTGCGAGGCCGGCAGAATCCGCCACCACCTGGTGCAGCATGTGGGCGACCCCGCCAGCACAATCCTGGTGGTAGGCTATATGGCGAAGCACACCCTGGGAAGACGTATTGTCGAAGGACAGAAGGAGCTGAAGATCTTCGGGGAGACCTTTGTCCGGAGGGCCCGGGTTGAGAAGATCGACGCCTTCAGTGCCCATGCGGACTACAATGAGATCAAGGATTACATAACGCAGCTGGACCTCAAGCGGCTGAAGAAGGTCTTTCTGGTCCACGGGGAGGACGAAGCCCAGAGCCACCTTCAGAAGGTTCTTCTCGAGGCAGGGGTGCAGGCGGTGGAGATTGTCGAGGCCGGGAAGGTTTACGAGTTGTAG
- a CDS encoding PQQ-dependent sugar dehydrogenase, with amino-acid sequence MKRVFFLVFSAIIFVYAGFGAPGPERGRIDSMEESFALVTVTEGIPNPWSFTFLPRGDVLITQRSGKLWRVEAASGRRSEVGGLPEIDAGGQGGLLDIVLHPGYSSNGWIYMSHVVSSSGGSSTAVSRARLDGNRLTDLERVFTADNAGSTTRHFGSRLVFDDEGYLYVSLGDRGESGRAQDLSDHAGTLLRLRDDGSIPGDNPYGAAFSYGHRNVQGMVFDPVSREVWAHEHGARGGDEVNIIKRGANYGWPRISYGRNYDGSRIGIGTAAPGMEQPLVYWDPSIAPSGMAVYTGDAFPSWKGDIFVGALAGQHLRRLVREGTRIVSQEVLLEKRVGRIRDVRQGPEGALCILTDERNGSLYRLEPPES; translated from the coding sequence ATGAAACGAGTATTTTTCCTGGTTTTTTCTGCGATCATTTTCGTATATGCCGGATTCGGGGCACCGGGGCCGGAAAGAGGAAGAATCGACTCCATGGAGGAGTCTTTCGCGCTTGTAACCGTAACCGAGGGAATCCCCAATCCCTGGTCTTTTACCTTTCTGCCCAGGGGGGATGTGCTGATTACCCAGCGGTCCGGAAAACTCTGGCGGGTCGAAGCTGCCTCGGGACGGCGCAGTGAAGTCGGCGGGCTTCCGGAGATCGACGCCGGGGGGCAGGGGGGACTCCTGGATATTGTGCTGCATCCCGGCTATTCCAGTAACGGCTGGATCTATATGAGCCATGTTGTCTCTTCTTCCGGGGGATCTTCCACTGCGGTCAGCCGCGCCCGTCTTGACGGAAACAGACTGACTGATCTCGAAAGGGTCTTTACTGCAGATAATGCCGGCAGCACCACCCGTCATTTCGGGTCCCGGCTGGTTTTTGACGATGAGGGCTACCTGTATGTTTCCCTGGGCGACCGGGGAGAATCCGGGAGGGCCCAGGATCTCTCTGACCATGCCGGTACGCTCCTGCGTCTTCGTGATGACGGTAGTATCCCCGGGGATAATCCCTACGGAGCGGCCTTCAGCTATGGCCACCGGAACGTGCAGGGGATGGTCTTCGATCCTGTAAGCCGGGAGGTCTGGGCCCATGAACACGGTGCCCGGGGCGGGGACGAAGTGAATATAATAAAGAGGGGTGCTAATTACGGCTGGCCCCGCATCAGTTACGGCAGGAATTACGATGGTTCCAGGATCGGGATCGGTACGGCCGCTCCGGGCATGGAGCAGCCCCTTGTCTACTGGGATCCCTCCATAGCTCCTTCCGGGATGGCGGTCTATACCGGGGATGCCTTCCCATCCTGGAAGGGGGACATCTTTGTCGGGGCCCTGGCAGGACAGCATCTGCGACGCCTTGTACGGGAGGGCACACGCATAGTCTCCCAGGAGGTCCTGCTCGAGAAGCGTGTCGGCCGGATTCGTGATGTCCGACAGGGACCGGAGGGCGCTCTGTGTATCCTGACTGATGAGCGGAACGGGAGCCTCTACCGGCTGGAACCTCCTGAATCCTGA
- a CDS encoding ribonuclease toxin HepT-like protein — MNRNPESIITLVARLELEFGAIESNFDLNRQAYGRLQQGADDSLDWAALGYTLHAIYTAMEHYFLLISKTFENDLSSDSWHKDLIDKMQLELPGIRPRLLSRALARTIDELRGFRHVFLSLYDDRLDQDRIMLIQKKYQICDAAFPMPILPLLSQFKSLHSGSRSFSPRRI, encoded by the coding sequence ATGAACCGAAATCCTGAATCTATCATTACTCTGGTTGCCCGACTGGAACTCGAATTTGGTGCAATAGAAAGTAATTTTGATCTGAACCGGCAGGCTTATGGGCGTCTGCAGCAGGGAGCAGACGACTCTCTCGATTGGGCGGCTCTGGGTTATACTCTGCACGCAATTTATACAGCCATGGAACACTATTTTCTTCTTATCAGTAAAACCTTTGAAAATGACCTTTCCTCTGATTCCTGGCATAAAGATCTTATTGATAAAATGCAGCTTGAATTACCGGGGATTCGTCCACGTTTGTTATCCAGGGCTCTTGCCCGAACAATAGATGAACTTCGGGGATTCCGCCATGTTTTTCTGAGTCTTTATGATGACCGACTCGATCAGGATCGTATTATGCTGATTCAGAAAAAATACCAGATCTGCGACGCGGCTTTTCCGATGCCCATTCTACCTTTGTTGAGTCAATTCAAAAGCTTGCACTCGGGTAGCAGGTCTTTCAGCCCTCGGCGTATTTGA
- a CDS encoding nucleotidyltransferase domain-containing protein, whose protein sequence is MINPELVQLVRERQSSWKKDQLILIHERTIEVKREIRRLIESFRAEDPSLGRIALFGSLASGVSDRLDFDIDLSFEGSGYYRCVALTLDSIFKVDLVDYRAAAPFIRNEIDSKGIVVYEPKS, encoded by the coding sequence ATGATAAATCCGGAACTTGTACAACTGGTCAGAGAACGGCAGTCCAGTTGGAAGAAGGACCAGTTAATACTGATACATGAAAGGACCATCGAAGTAAAAAGAGAGATCAGGCGTCTGATTGAGTCTTTTCGTGCCGAAGATCCGTCCCTGGGAAGAATTGCACTCTTTGGATCTCTGGCCAGCGGAGTTTCCGATCGACTTGATTTTGATATTGATCTTTCCTTTGAGGGGAGCGGATACTATCGTTGTGTTGCTTTGACTCTTGACAGCATTTTTAAAGTTGATTTAGTGGATTATCGTGCAGCAGCACCGTTTATTCGTAACGAAATCGACAGTAAAGGGATAGTGGTATATGAACCGAAATCCTGA